The Saccharomycodes ludwigii strain NBRC 1722 chromosome II, whole genome shotgun sequence genome window below encodes:
- a CDS encoding uncharacterized protein (similar to Saccharomyces cerevisiae YDR034C-D | retrotransposon genes) yields MSSNLNNKAGLIGDPDFSQYGDFAQDSNVVKDDKTIKRLLLTSYFTINERNVPRSNFRSFCKVFLDLVASCGLEYIFDVGPNGVRPSKTVIRCINNLFYQKQAYFPREFKDSQPYDMLVELANEDSDEDDEESYDSICREWKKLHYDGSQNAKIFKKSLLRLVAKTKASSAPMSDYEIKYRLIKSLKGAYANISDYIDYQYNGLENVKLEDILDIIVKRYDQYKKTKSVRSRVDNEVKAYGRSHKHDDYGSMTESSTKAKIVCYSCNKEGHYKNECPSLIVKKDSFKSNASTLTKGKVKLVNNQENMTKVSRVDVNNQDGETEEGLTEISLRPICIKIGFQEIELWPSLYQKNYDGVEGIKHTILLGLFVDDMVVVSSKECDFKELVAMLNTRYTVKTVNDGSEPIYDILGLEIEYKVGSHLSMTMGKSLEEKLPKLVLEI; encoded by the coding sequence TAGTAACTTGAATAATAAAGCGGGTTTAATCGGTGACCCCGATTTTTCCCAATATGGTGATTTTGCCCAGGATAGTAATGTTGTCAAAGATGACAAGACTATCAagagattattattaacttcTTATTTCACAATTAATGAAAGAAATGTTCCGAGGAGCAATTTTAGAAGTTTCTGTAAAGTATTTTTAGATCTAGTTGCTAGCTGTGGCCTTGAATACATATTTGATGTTGGTCCAAACGGCGTTCGCCCTAGCAAAACTGTGATTAGATGTATAAATAACTTGTTTTACCAAAAGCAAGCTTATTTTCCCCGTGAATTTAAGGATTCGCAACCATATGATATGTTAGTTGAGTTGGCGAATGAGGATtctgatgaagatgatgaagaaagCTATGACAGTATTTGTCGTGAGTGGAAAAAGTTACACTACGATGGTTCACAAAATGCTAAGATCTTCAAGAAAAGTTTATTGAGATTAGTTGCTAAAACCAAAGCATCCAGTGCACCAATGAGTGActatgaaataaaataccgTCTcattaaatctttaaaagGAGCCTACGCTAACATTAGTGATTATATTGATTATCAGTATAATGGATTAGAAAATGTCAAATTAGAAGACATATTGGATATCATTGTCAAACGGTATGATCAATACAAAAAGACCAAGTCAGTAAGGTCAAGAGTTGATAATGAAGTTAAAGCTTATGGTCGTAGTCATAAACATGATGATTACGGATCCATGACCGAATCCAGTACCAAAGCAAAGATAGTGTGTTACAGTTGTAACAAGGAGGGtcattataaaaatgaatgTCCTAGTCTTATTGTGAAAAAGGATAGTTTTAAATCTAATGCCTCGACACTTACCAAAGGTAAAGTTAAGCTGGTTAACAATCAGGAGAATATGACTAAAGTTAGTCGTGTTGATGTTAATAATCAGGATGGTGAGACTGAGGAAGGTCTTACTGAAATTAGTCTTAGGCCTATCTGCATTAAGATAGGTTTCCAAGAAATTGAACTTTGGCCTTCATTGTATCAAAAGAATTACGATGGTGTTGAAGGTATCAAGCACACCATTCTTTTGGGCCTATTTGTAGATGACATGGTGGTTGTCTCCTCCAAAGAATGTGATTTTAAAGAACTGGTTGCTATGTTGAATACGCGCTACACGGTTAAAACAGTCAATGATGGAAGTGAACCTATTTATGATATTCTTGGATTAGAAATAGAATATAAGGTTGGTAGTCATTTGTCAATGACTATGGGGAAGTCTTTGGAAGAAAAACTCCCAAAGTTAGTGTTGGAAATTTGA
- a CDS encoding uncharacterized protein (similar to Saccharomyces cerevisiae YOL140W | ARG8 | ARGinine requiring) gives MTPTDKKSYVFQCKINEKPAQAIAGKGTRITIEKDGKIYSDIIDAVTGAAVGALGWGDEDIVDIITEAAKTSTYSFPSLIGNKQSEELAKFYIDNSPKDAFASALWCCSGSEANESCMKIMYQYWLERGKTKKTKFIVQMKPDLK, from the coding sequence ATGACTCCTACTGATAAAAAGTCCTACGTTTTTCAGTGCAAAATTAACGAAAAACCTGCCCAAGCTATAGCCGGTAAAGGCACTCGTATCACCATTGAAAAAGATGGTAAAATATATAgtgatattattgatgCCGTTACTGGTGCTGCTGTTGGTGCTTTAGGGTGGGGTGATGAAGACATCGtcgatattattactgaAGCCGCCAAGACCTCTACCTATTCTTTCCCATCTTTGATTGGTAACAAACAATCCGAAGAACTGGCTAAATTTTACATCGACAATTCCCCAAAGGATGCATTTGCTTCTGCTTTATGGTGTTGCTCTGGTTCGGAAGCTAATGAAAGTTGTATGAAAATCATGTACCAGTACTGGTTAGAACGTGgcaagacaaaaaaaacaaaatttattgTTCAGATGAAACCTGATCTGaagtaa